The genomic interval GATGCCAGAAACCAGCTAACCAGTGCTCAACTAGCTACACAAATCAATTTGTACAACGTCCTGTCCGCCGCTGCGGAACTCGAACGGGAATTAAATAGTAACCAAGATATTAATCCATAGTCATGAAAGCTAATTATCAATTCCGAGTGATACTTTGCACTGTATCCGCGATTTTATTTTTAAGCGCCTGCAGTCAGAAGGAAAAACAAACCGACAAGAGTGATGAAACCACCATTCCGGTCAAACTGATGTCTCTTCGGCAAGGAGAAAATAGTTCAAAAATAACCGCTTCCGGCGTATTTACCACCGAAGAGGAAACGGTTCTTTCCTTTAAAAACGGAGGGATCATTCAAAGTATCGCGGTGAAAGAAGGTGACCGAGTTAGCAAAGGACAGGTTCTGGCGACGCTTAACATGGCAGAGATAGACGCCAGCGTTCAGCAAGCCAACCTTGGTCTGGAAAAAGCGAAGCGAGATTATGAGCGTGCCCTTAGATTGTTCGAGGATTCAGTAGCAACAAAAGAGCAACTTGAAAATGCAAAAACTGCCCGGGATATTGCATTACAACAAAATCGTGCAGCTGAATTCAATCGACGTTACTCCCAAATCCGGGCAACCGACGATGGATATGTCCTAAAGCGATTCGCCACCGCGGGTCAAACCGTCGGACCGGGCACACCCATTCTGCAATTAAACGGGGCAGGAAACTCGAATTGGAAGCTAAGGGTTGGCGTAAGTGATCAACAATGGGCTATTTTAAAAATAGGAGATCCGGCTATAATAGAAACAGATGTTAATAATGAAAGTATCCCTGCTTCCGTTATTAGAAAATCTGAAGGTATTGACCCCTCTTCGGGAACTTTTACTGTCATTTTACAAGTAGAAGAATCCAATATTAACCATATTGCGACCGGTGTATTTGCTCGTGCAACCATCACGCCGACCCAAAACTATTCTGGTTGGAACCTACCCTATTCAGCGGTACTGGATGGGAACAAAGGTGAGGGTTATGTATTTGTTACGAATGACAAAAAAACAGCGAAAAGGGTTCCCGTTCAAATCAATTCAATTAACAAAGATATGGTAACCGTGACCGATGGGCTTGGTCCATATCAATATGTGATCGTTTCAGGAAGTGCGTACCTAAAAGACGGATCTTCAATTAAAGAACAGGAAACTGTTGAACAAAATTAAAAATCGAAACAATGAGTACCGCAAAATACGCGATAAAAAACAGTCAATTTACATTGATTATGGTGATTATGGTATTGGCATTGGGTGTCAGTACAATTTTAAGCATGCCTCGTTCCGAAGATCCCGAAATGAAGACAACCGTATTTCCCATTGCGATTGTCTACCCGGGAACAAGTCCGCAAGACATGGAAGAGCTTGTCGTAAACCCGATCGAAAGCAAATTATATGACCTCAGCGATATTAAACAAATTAAAACCTCGATTTTTGACGGTGTCGCTGTGCTTTTCGTCGAATACACCTTTAAATCTGACGTAGATGATAAATACCAGGAGCTTGTACGCGAGATTGGCGCTTTGCGACCATCACTACCCGAAAACATCTACTCGATCGATATCGACAAAGTAGACCCGTCCAATGTAAACGTTATCCAGCTGGCATTGATTTCGGAAAATGCGCCCAGGCCACTACTAAAGAAACAAGCTGATGACCTGAAGGAAAAACTAGAGTCCATCAAAGCGCTGAAAGATGTAAAAATCAGCGGTCTGTCTGATCAGATTGTCCGGGTAGACGTACAGCCAGACGAGCTGGCCCGGATGAATATCCCTCTATCCCAGATAATGGATATGCTTCAAAGTGGTTCACAAAATATTCCCGGAGGGAGCATCTTAGCTGGCGGAAAGACATTTAGTATAAAAACAACGGGTAACTATCAAAGCATTGACGATATTAAAAACACCATTGTCAGCAGCAGCGAAGGCAAAAACATCCTTCTTAGGGACGTTGCTGATGTTTATCCAAGCTTTGCAGCTGAAACCCATCTTACCAGACTCAATGGATATCGTAGCCTCTTCATTAATGCAGCAATGAAAAAAGGCGAAAACATTACTGCCGTTCAGGAAGAATACACCTCTGTAATCAGTGAATTTAAGGACGAGTTACCTAAGAATATGGATCTGGTTACGAGTTTTGATCAGGCAGATAATGTTAACAAGCGGTTAAGTGGTCTGGGTATCGATTTTTTAATCGCAGTAACCCTTGTTATATTCACGCTCCTCCCCTTGGGAATCCGCGCGTCGGGAATCGTGATGATCGCTATCCCGCTATCGCTTTCAATTGGAGTAGTCTTACTACATCTGTCCGGTTATAGTTTAAACCAATTGAGTATTGTGGGCTTTGTTGTAGCATTAGGGCTTCTTGTGGACGACAGCATCGTTGTCGTTGAAAACATCGAGCGGTGGATGCGCGAAGGTTATTCCAAACTAGAAGCGGCAATCAAAGGTACCGAACAGATCACACTGGCAGTAATTGGTTGTACAGCTACCCTCGTTATCGCATTTATGCCACTTATGTTTATGCCCGAAGCAGCCGGTTCGTTTATCAGAAGCCTGCCCGTTGCTGTTATTTTTTCGGTATTGGCGTCTATGGTAATCGCATTGACAGTCGTTCCATTTTTAGCGACCAAAATGTTAAAGCCGCACGAACATCCTGAAGGGAATAAAGTTTTGCGAGTATTTCAAAAAGTTATCCATAGCACTTACGCCGTCGTGCTGGACAAAGCTTTGAAGAAACCGTGGACAGCAATACTTATTGCGGGGCTTATTTTTGTGGGTTCACTTTTTCTCATACCGGTCATCGGTTTCAGTTTATTTCCAGCATCAGAGAAGCCTCAGTTTTTAATTAATATTACGACGCCGGACCAATCGAATATTTATTATACAGACTCCATCACCCGGCAAATAGAAGCTGATCTGGCAGAGCTACCACAGGTAAAGTATTATTCATCAAACGTAGGTAAGGGCAATCCGCAGATTTATTACAATGTCGTTCAAGCTAATACTAAAAGTGATTTTGCCGAAATCTTTGTACAGCTAGAAGATGATATCAAAGCAAAGGATAAAGTCAAGCTGATTAATGAGCTACGAGAACGCTGGTCGCCTTATCCCGGCGCGAAGATTGAAGTTAAAGATTTTGAACAGGGAGTACCGGTTATCTCGCCTGTTGAGGTCAAGCTTCTCGGTGACAATCTAGACACGCTGCAAAGTTTAGCATCGAAAACCGAAGAGCTTTTAGCTTCAACAGAAGGCACGATTTATGTCAACAATCCTGTTGAGAATAAAAAGACGGATATACGTGTCAATGTAGATAAAGCTAAAGCATTGGCACTCGGTGTACCTACAGCCTACATTGATCAAACAATCCGGATGGCTCTGGCGGGTATCGATATTGCCACGTTCACCGACCCAACAGATACCAATAATGAATATCGTATTAGGCTAACTGTACCACGAGATCCTTATCCGGATCTAACCGTTTTTGATAATTTGTACGTCAACAACGTACGTGGTGGCGCGGTTCCATTACGTCAAATAGCTAGTCTGGAGCTAGAATCTTCTTCCCCTCAGATTAACCACCTGGATAAGATCAGAACCGTTTCTGTTAATTCGTTTGTAGAAAGCGGCTTCTCTAATGATGAAGTTATTCAGAGCGTTATCGATAAAATGGAAGAGATGCCGCTGCCTGATGGCTACCAATATATCATGGGTGGCGAAGTAGAAAGCCGGGAGCAGTCCTTCGGCGGTTTTGGTACTGTTATTATGGTCACTGTATTCCTTTTTATTGCGGTGTTAGTTCTCGAGTTTAAAACCCTAAAAAGTACATTCATCGTTCTGTCTGTAATACCATTGGGAATTGTAGGTGCTGTATTAGCCTTGCTCGTGACTGGCAATACGCTTTCTTTTGTCGCTACCATTGGCATGGTCGCTCTTGCGGGAATCGAGGTCAAAAACACAATCCTATTGGTCGATTTTACCAATCAACTACGAAGAGAAGGAACCGAGCTTAACGAAGCTATCGAAAAAGCAGGTGAAATCAGATTCCTGCCGATCATTCTTACAACACTGACGGCAATTGGAGGTTTGTTGCCCATCGCATGGTCGAGCAACCCACTGATTTCACCATTAGCGATCGTTATGATCGGAGGTCTCATTAGCTCGACTCTACTTTCACGTATCGTAACCCCCGTAGTTTACAAACTCATGCCTCCGAAAATTGAAGAGGAAAAAACTGCTAACGACGAAAACCGATAAAGGAAGATATTCGGATGAACAAAGTAAGCTATGCTGACGAACGGGTTGTTCAACGCTTATAATACAAGTTGCTTATGAAGTCTCAGTAAGGTTTCACCTGGCTTTTTACAGAAGCCTATATGAACTTTAGAACATTGAAGAACGGTGCTTCGGGTAGCCGTTAGCCATCTGAAGCGATCCGCTATAGGAAGGACCCCTATCGGCCCTCCATCTGGACCACCAATGCAGATCTTCTCAAACGACCGCAGGTGATTTTCAATATCCTGAATATCGAGTGAAGGTGAAAAGATATTTAAGCGCTTCTCATCCAACGTAAACGCGGCTTCTAAAAAACGCTGCTCCTTACAATATAGAACAACGCCGATATTGAGAAACTCTTCTCGTTCCACTAATGGAACGAAGCGAATCACCGCATATTCATATTGATATCTATCTTGCATTGATGGCTTCTTTAACAAAGTTCACTGAATGGGCAATTCTCTTGTTTAGATATTGCGCGTAAACACTTCTGTGTTCGTCTACCGACTCGAAGGGACTGTCAAGCAACAACCAACTTTCAGGAATCAGGTTAACAATAGAATCAATTAATTGCTCGGTCAACAAGCCTTTAAACTCTTCGTCTACCCTTTTCAAATCTGTAGCTAATGGCAACAATACATGATCCTGAATCTTTACGAATGGCTTCAACGCCTGTTCTTCCCAGTTTTGCCAAGAATGATGAAAATACAAGGAAGCACCATGGTCAATTAACCATAACTCCTTCTTCCAAAGAAGCATATTCGTATTTCGCGGCGTCCGATCAACGTTTGTGATGAGGGCATCAAACCAAACAATCTGTGAAGCCAGTAGCGGGTCTACCCTT from Pedobacter indicus carries:
- a CDS encoding efflux RND transporter periplasmic adaptor subunit; this encodes MKANYQFRVILCTVSAILFLSACSQKEKQTDKSDETTIPVKLMSLRQGENSSKITASGVFTTEEETVLSFKNGGIIQSIAVKEGDRVSKGQVLATLNMAEIDASVQQANLGLEKAKRDYERALRLFEDSVATKEQLENAKTARDIALQQNRAAEFNRRYSQIRATDDGYVLKRFATAGQTVGPGTPILQLNGAGNSNWKLRVGVSDQQWAILKIGDPAIIETDVNNESIPASVIRKSEGIDPSSGTFTVILQVEESNINHIATGVFARATITPTQNYSGWNLPYSAVLDGNKGEGYVFVTNDKKTAKRVPVQINSINKDMVTVTDGLGPYQYVIVSGSAYLKDGSSIKEQETVEQN
- a CDS encoding efflux RND transporter permease subunit; amino-acid sequence: MSTAKYAIKNSQFTLIMVIMVLALGVSTILSMPRSEDPEMKTTVFPIAIVYPGTSPQDMEELVVNPIESKLYDLSDIKQIKTSIFDGVAVLFVEYTFKSDVDDKYQELVREIGALRPSLPENIYSIDIDKVDPSNVNVIQLALISENAPRPLLKKQADDLKEKLESIKALKDVKISGLSDQIVRVDVQPDELARMNIPLSQIMDMLQSGSQNIPGGSILAGGKTFSIKTTGNYQSIDDIKNTIVSSSEGKNILLRDVADVYPSFAAETHLTRLNGYRSLFINAAMKKGENITAVQEEYTSVISEFKDELPKNMDLVTSFDQADNVNKRLSGLGIDFLIAVTLVIFTLLPLGIRASGIVMIAIPLSLSIGVVLLHLSGYSLNQLSIVGFVVALGLLVDDSIVVVENIERWMREGYSKLEAAIKGTEQITLAVIGCTATLVIAFMPLMFMPEAAGSFIRSLPVAVIFSVLASMVIALTVVPFLATKMLKPHEHPEGNKVLRVFQKVIHSTYAVVLDKALKKPWTAILIAGLIFVGSLFLIPVIGFSLFPASEKPQFLINITTPDQSNIYYTDSITRQIEADLAELPQVKYYSSNVGKGNPQIYYNVVQANTKSDFAEIFVQLEDDIKAKDKVKLINELRERWSPYPGAKIEVKDFEQGVPVISPVEVKLLGDNLDTLQSLASKTEELLASTEGTIYVNNPVENKKTDIRVNVDKAKALALGVPTAYIDQTIRMALAGIDIATFTDPTDTNNEYRIRLTVPRDPYPDLTVFDNLYVNNVRGGAVPLRQIASLELESSSPQINHLDKIRTVSVNSFVESGFSNDEVIQSVIDKMEEMPLPDGYQYIMGGEVESREQSFGGFGTVIMVTVFLFIAVLVLEFKTLKSTFIVLSVIPLGIVGAVLALLVTGNTLSFVATIGMVALAGIEVKNTILLVDFTNQLRREGTELNEAIEKAGEIRFLPIILTTLTAIGGLLPIAWSSNPLISPLAIVMIGGLISSTLLSRIVTPVVYKLMPPKIEEEKTANDENR
- a CDS encoding DUF3037 domain-containing protein, translated to MQDRYQYEYAVIRFVPLVEREEFLNIGVVLYCKEQRFLEAAFTLDEKRLNIFSPSLDIQDIENHLRSFEKICIGGPDGGPIGVLPIADRFRWLTATRSTVLQCSKVHIGFCKKPGETLLRLHKQLVL
- a CDS encoding HipA family kinase, giving the protein MVQNFPEIRTVDVTRYITPLREGGSMPALVEADDDFLYVLKFRGAGQGAKALIAELIGGELARALGFKVPELVFANLDEGFGRSEPDEEIQDLLRASEGLNLALHYLSGAITFDPLAERVDPLLASQIVWFDALITNVDRTPRNTNMLLWKKELWLIDHGASLYFHHSWQNWEEQALKPFVKIQDHVLLPLATDLKRVDEEFKGLLTEQLIDSIVNLIPESWLLLDSPFESVDEHRSVYAQYLNKRIAHSVNFVKEAINAR